From Solanum lycopersicum chromosome 4, SLM_r2.1:
CAAAGCCATGATTCTgtctttgataaaaaatttattcttcaACCATGATATGCCTTCATAGACGAAGctgaaaatatagataaattgagttttttttttaatgacaagggaaacccgcagccgctaccctttgggtgcgcacagggtaaaaccccgctcctatgcaatagctcgcaaaccacataggagaggtaacccgcactaggcaagccttgtgcgacgagctcgacccagaaggcgaaccccttgctttcgctggcaaggggtttcgaacttgagacctccaacgtggaagtcccaagctcaaaccactgggccaccccGAAGGGTAGATAAATTGAGTTTCGCTGCCAGATAATGTACTTATACATgataaacataacatatttctCGCTGTTCAAGGAATGATGATGTATTGGTCTCTGTATGGATCAGCTAGAGTTAAAGTTATTTGGATTTGAATTTAAATGCCTATTGAGAGTTTCCTTCAACTTACCTTTCATATGATGCAGGCAGTTTCTTATATTAGGACATTGTATGCATTCACAAATGAAACTTTGGCCAAGTATTCATATGCTACCTCGCTACAAGCTACACTAAGGTATGGTATATTAATAAGTCTTGTGCAAGGACTTGGACTTGGCTTCACGTACGGGCTTGCAATTTGTTCCTGTGCCTTGCAACTGTGGGTTGGAAGATTCCTGGTCACACATGGGAAAGCTCATGGCGGTGAAGTTGTTACAGCTCTTTTTGCTGTAATTCTAAGTGGCCTGTGAGTATCTCTTTCACACGTCTTACTCTCCTCCTTCACATATCGTACTAAAGTAATGCAATCCACCAATTTCTTCATTGTTACAGTGGGCTGAATCAAGCAGCAACAAACTTTTACTCTTTTGAACAAGGGAGAATTGCAGCTTATAGGCTTTTTGAGATGATAAGTCGTTCGTCCTCCGTTGCTAATAATGAAGGAACCACCCTTCCTTCTGTGCAAGGAAACATTGAATTCCGAAATGTTTATTTCAGCTACCTCTCTCGCCCTGAAATTCCTATCTTGAGTGGATTTTATCTCACTGTACCTGCTAAAAAGGCTGTAGCCCTCGTTGGAAGAAATGGTTCCGGCAAAAGTAGTATTATACCACTTATGGAGCGGTTTTATGATCCTACATTAGGTAATATTACCATTTAAGTTCTCTTCCGAGAGTTGCATATTCCTTCAACAagctaaaaatatgatattctcTACTGATATATTACTTGCAGGGGAAGTCCTTTTAGATGGGGAAAACATTAAAAACCTGAAGCTGGAATGGCTGAGAAGCCGAATTGGCTTAGTCACCCAGGAACCTGCCTTGCTAAGTCTGAGCATCAGAGATAACATTGCTTATGGACGAGATGCTTCTTCAGATCAAATTGAAGAAGCTGCTAAAATAGCACATGCCCATACGTTTATTAGCTCACTGGAGGGAGGATATGAGACTCAGGTATCTTGCAGTTGTCACAGTTCTTTCATATGTTCAACTGTTTCGCCTTTTCTGATGCTTAACTTTTCCTACTTACTATTTCTTGTAGGTGGGGAGGACTGGTCTAACTTTGACCGAAGagcaaaaaattaaactttctgTTGCTAGGGCTGTTCTTTCGAGTCCTTCTATCCTTCTTCTTGATGAAGTTACTGGTGGACTTGATTTTGAAGCTGAGAGATCTGTTCAGGGCGCGCTGGATCTCCTCATGTTGGGAAGATCAACTATAATAATAGCAAGGCGACTTAGTCTTATCCGAAATGCTGATTACATTGCCGTGATGGAGGAAGGTCAATTAGTTGAAATGGGCACACATGATGAACTGATAGCACTGGATGGCCTCTATGCCGAGCTTCTTAAATGTGAAGAAGCAGCAAAACTCCCTCGCAGGTGCAGTACATGACTCGACTGAGCACTTGATGATTATTGTGTTATAAGTGTTCACTATAGCTTTGCGTTACAAGTTACTTGGTGATAAACAAGTCCCTGTTTTCCCGAAAATTATCCTTGTAGTTTGTTTTCCGGTTTTAGATTAATTACTGATACTTAGTTACATGCCTTCGCTCACATCATTCAGGATGCCAATGAGAAACCACAAGGGGACTGCGGTGTTTCAAGTTGAAAAAGATTCTTCAGCTAGTCATAGCTTCCAAGAACCTTCTTCTCCAAAGATGATGAAATCACCATCTCTTCAAAGGGTTTCTGGTGCCCATGCATTTTGGGCAGCAGATGTTACATTTAGTTCTCAAGAATCTCCCCACAACCGTAGCCCGCCACCGGAGCAAATGGTTGAGAATGGTATGCCCTTGGATTCATCTGATAAAGAACCATCAATAAGAAGGCAGGATAGCTTTGAGATGAGACTGCCAGAACTTCCTAAGATTGACGTTCAATCTGCAAATCGGAAGTTGTCCAACAATTCCGATCCCGAATCACCTGTCTCACCACTATTGACATCTGATCCCAAAAATGAGCGTTCTCACTCACAAACTTTTAGTCGTCCTAACAGTGAGTTTGATGACTTCCCTAATACATCCGAAGAAACAAAGGATACAGAGAATCGAGAACCACCATCCTTCTGGAGACTTGTTGAGCTTAGCCTTGCAGAGTGGCTTTATGCTCTACTAGGGAGCACGGGCGCTGCAATATTTGGTTCCCTTAATCCCCTCTTGGCCTATGTCATTGCATTGATTGTAACAGCATATTACACAACAGATGATAAACATCACTTACAGCGAGATGTTGACAGGTGGTGCCTCATCATAGCCTGTATGGGTGTGGTGACTGTATTTGCCAATTTTCTGCAGCACTTCTATTTTGGTATAATGGGAGAGAAAATGACTGAGCGAGTTCGGAGGATGATGTTTTCTGGTAATGACTAATTTCAATTAGTAACTGTTCCCTTCatagtttgttttgttttacaTTTGTACTTGTGTAAATATATGCACTTATAATGATCATAATTAGTTTTCTCATGAATACTGATGCTTTTTGTCTGATGTTGTCGTTCTTCAACAGCAATGCTTCGCAATGAAGTCGGGTGGTTTGATGAGGAGGAGAATAGTGCTGATAATCTATCTATGCGCTTGGCAAATGATGCTACATTTGTGCGTGCTGCTTTCAGTAATCGCCTGTCCATATTCATACAAGATACTTCAGCTGTTATCGTGGCTATTCTTATTGGGATGCTACTTCAATGGCGGTTGGCACTCGTGGCATTAGCCACTCTTCCTGTTCTTACCGTGTCTGCTGTTGCGCAGGTTTGTTTTATCTGTACAATGTCACAAATTAGTCACTTATTCATACACAGAATAAAagtgtatttcatatttttatcgCAAGCTTATCTTAAAACATCCTGAGGTGACTTTCCTTGAAGAAACCAGATTGTCTTTTTGTCGTCTTCTCTCCTACTCccataaaacaataaaattggTTTTGTAGAGTTTTTGTCCTGCAAAAGACTTGTTAAAAAGTTAAAGAGAGTAGTTTATTGCAATCAGTTTTTCAAATTAACATCTCTTCGAAACCTGTCAATATTTTTAGTTCTTTCTACCAGGCACTCACTTGGATCTGAACTTAATTTGCAGAAATTGTGGCTTGCTGGCTTGTCAAAGGGTATTCAGGAGATGCATAGGAAGGCATCTTTGGTCCTTGAGGATGCTGTTAGAAATATCTATACAGTTGTAGCATTCTGTGCTGGTGATAAGGTAATGGAGCTCTACAGGTCGCAACTGCAGAAGATATTTACGAAGAGCTTCCTCCATGGTGTGGCAATTGGTTTTGCATTTGGCTTTTCACAGTTTCTTCTTTTTGGTTGCAATGCTCTTCTCCTTTGGTATACTGCTCTCATGGTAAAGAATAAGCACGTGAATCTAACTACAGCGCTCAAGGAGTTTATGGTGTTCTCATTTGCATCTTTTGCACTTGTTGAGCCTTTTGGGTTGGCTCCATATATtctcaaaagaagaaaatctcTGACCTCAGTATTCGAAATAATTGACCGAGCACCAAAGATTGATCCAGATGACAACTCCGCCTTAAAACCGCCAAATGTCTATGGAAGTATTGAGTTGAAAAACATTGATTTCTCATATCCATCTCGACCAGAAGTCCTGGTACTGAGTAATTTCACTCTAAAAGTCAACGGAGGGCAGACTGTAGCTGTGGTGGGTGTTTCCGGCTCCGGAAAGAGCACAATTATATCTTTGATAGAGAGGTTTTATGACCCTGTTGCTGGTCAGGTTTTACTTGATGGCCGTGATTTAAAGTCATACAATTTACGATGGTTGAGGAACCATTTAGGACTTGTTCAGCAGGAACCAATTATCTTTTCAACCACCATTAGGGAAAACATAATCTATGCAAGGCACAATGCTAGTGAAGCTGAGATGAAAGAAGCCGCTAGAATAGCAAATGCTCATCATTTCATCAGCAGTTTGCCTCATGGTTACGACACACATGTTGGGATGAGGGGGGTAGATCTGACTCCTGGGCAGAAGCAAAGAATTGCAATAGCTCGTGTTGTTCTGAAGAATGCACCTATTCTGTTATTGGATGAAGCAAGCTCCTCCATTGAATCTGAGTCGAGCCGAGTGATACAGGAGGCTCTTGATACTCTAATCATGGGGAACAAGACAACTATTTTAATTGCCCACCGAGCTGCCATGATGAGGCATGTTGACAACATAGTTGTACTTAATGGAGGGAGGATTGTTGAGGAAGGTACCCACGATACACTGATGTCAAAAAATGGTTTGTATGTCCGCCTGATGCAACCTCACTTTGGGAAGGGATTGCGTCAACATAGACTTGTTTAAAAACGGAAGCAATGCAAC
This genomic window contains:
- the ABCB7 gene encoding ABC transporter B family member 6 — protein: MMVQRGLFGWSPPHIQPLTPVSEVSEPPESPSPYTDTGGDAMQVELEEEMDADTEEMEPPPTAAPFSMLFACADRLDWVLMILGSVAAAAHGTALVVYLHYFAKIIQLLSHGSESADDLFDRFTELALTILYIAGGVFVAGWIEVSCWILTGERQTAVIRSRYVQVLLNQDMSFFDTYGNNGDIVSQVLSDVLLIQSALSEKVGNYIHNMATFFSGLVIGFVNCWQIALITLATGPFIVAAGGISNIFLHRLAENIQDAYAEAASIAEQAVSYIRTLYAFTNETLAKYSYATSLQATLRYGILISLVQGLGLGFTYGLAICSCALQLWVGRFLVTHGKAHGGEVVTALFAVILSGLGLNQAATNFYSFEQGRIAAYRLFEMISRSSSVANNEGTTLPSVQGNIEFRNVYFSYLSRPEIPILSGFYLTVPAKKAVALVGRNGSGKSSIIPLMERFYDPTLGEVLLDGENIKNLKLEWLRSRIGLVTQEPALLSLSIRDNIAYGRDASSDQIEEAAKIAHAHTFISSLEGGYETQVGRTGLTLTEEQKIKLSVARAVLSSPSILLLDEVTGGLDFEAERSVQGALDLLMLGRSTIIIARRLSLIRNADYIAVMEEGQLVEMGTHDELIALDGLYAELLKCEEAAKLPRRMPMRNHKGTAVFQVEKDSSASHSFQEPSSPKMMKSPSLQRVSGAHAFWAADVTFSSQESPHNRSPPPEQMVENGMPLDSSDKEPSIRRQDSFEMRLPELPKIDVQSANRKLSNNSDPESPVSPLLTSDPKNERSHSQTFSRPNSEFDDFPNTSEETKDTENREPPSFWRLVELSLAEWLYALLGSTGAAIFGSLNPLLAYVIALIVTAYYTTDDKHHLQRDVDRWCLIIACMGVVTVFANFLQHFYFGIMGEKMTERVRRMMFSAMLRNEVGWFDEEENSADNLSMRLANDATFVRAAFSNRLSIFIQDTSAVIVAILIGMLLQWRLALVALATLPVLTVSAVAQKLWLAGLSKGIQEMHRKASLVLEDAVRNIYTVVAFCAGDKVMELYRSQLQKIFTKSFLHGVAIGFAFGFSQFLLFGCNALLLWYTALMVKNKHVNLTTALKEFMVFSFASFALVEPFGLAPYILKRRKSLTSVFEIIDRAPKIDPDDNSALKPPNVYGSIELKNIDFSYPSRPEVLVLSNFTLKVNGGQTVAVVGVSGSGKSTIISLIERFYDPVAGQVLLDGRDLKSYNLRWLRNHLGLVQQEPIIFSTTIRENIIYARHNASEAEMKEAARIANAHHFISSLPHGYDTHVGMRGVDLTPGQKQRIAIARVVLKNAPILLLDEASSSIESESSRVIQEALDTLIMGNKTTILIAHRAAMMRHVDNIVVLNGGRIVEEGTHDTLMSKNGLYVRLMQPHFGKGLRQHRLV